One Aegilops tauschii subsp. strangulata cultivar AL8/78 chromosome 7, Aet v6.0, whole genome shotgun sequence genomic window carries:
- the LOC141027102 gene encoding uncharacterized protein, with protein sequence MAEEPSAKCHHAETSDQSSNLNDVHVLGEKREYTRTLTWVELHGKETLEIVCTSEPDKADEMINRLWKKAGRLYPRFVSVDVEYTREDESPHRAAVLQLWMEELCLVYHIIAATKWPKRLNDMLNHEKLFTFAGFSIEASVIHPFYNDMKKKIDRKEDHKLWGISPLPNYLIEYTAIDAYATYKSWKIIDNIKTGWEISKEQEANPYYHRHYVG encoded by the exons ATGGCAGAGGAACCGTCTGCCAAGTGTCATCATGCCGAGACGTCCGACCAGAGCAGCAACCTCAATGATGTTCACGTCCTCGGCGAGAAGCGCGAGTACACCCGAACCCTCACATGGGTTGAGCTCCACGGCAAGGAGACGCTGGAGATTGTCTGCACCAGCGAACCAGACAAGGCCGACGAGATGATCAACAGGCTCTGGAAGAAGGCTGGCCGCTTGTATCCTAGGTTCGTCAGCGTTGATGTGGAGTATACCAGGGAAGACGAATCCCCGCACAGAGCAGCAGTTCTGCAGTTGTGGATGGAGGAACTCTGcctggtgtaccacatcatagcGGCCACAAAATG GCCCAAGCGCCTCAATGATATGCTGAACCATGAGAAGTTGTTCACATTTGCCGGTTTCAGCATTGAAG CCAGCGTCATCCACCCATTCTACAATGACATGAAGAAGAAGATCGATAGGAAGGAAGACCATAAACTGTGGGGGATCAGCCCACTGCCAAATTACCTCATCGAGTACACAGCGATAGATGCGTACGCCACCTACAAGTCATGGAAGATAATTGATAACATCAAAACAGGTTGGGAAATTTCAAAAGAGCAGGAGGCTAACCCCTACTACCACCGCCACTATGTGGGATGA